TTAATACATATTAATCAATTAAAAGATGACTATTATCAATTTGTTGAGAGTCATTTAGCTTTAGTCGGAGAACGTACGCGTAAAATTTATAAAATTGGGCAACAAGTTGTGGTAAAAGTTGTCAAAGTAGATGTAGATAATCGTGAAATTGATTTTGAAATATTATCAGCAGAAGTAATTGACGATGAGGCATTGACTGTTCGTCAATCGAATCGTGAACGAAAAGCAAAACGTAATGAACGACGCAATGAACGTTCGCCTAAACAATCGCAGAAAGCGTCGTTTGATAAAGAAAAAAATGGCTCAACTAAGAAAAAAGGTAAAAAGAAACCTGCTCCTTTTTATAGTAAAGTAGCTAAAGGTAAAAAGAAGAAAAAACAGAGTCATAAAAAGTAGGTGGAATTGATGAAGAAAAAAGATAGTAATACGATTGCACAAAATCGTAAGGCAATACATGATTATACGATTTTAGAAACTGTTGAAGCTGGAATGGTGTTACAGGGCACCGAAATCAAATCGATTCGTAATGGCCGTATTAACTTGAAAGATGGCTTTGCGACTATCCGTAACGGAGAGGCTTATCTGCATAATGTCCATATTAGTCCTTATGAACAAGGGAATATCTTTAATCATGATCCATTAAGGGCTCGTAAGCTATTAATGAAGAAAAAACAGATTCACTCTTTAATTGGAGAAACTAAGAATGCTGGTATTACGCTAATTCCGTTGAAGATTTATATCAAAAACGGTTTTGCTAAAGTCTTAATTGGTGTTGCCAAAGGGAAGAAACAATACGATAAGCGTGAAGACTTGAAACGTAAAGATATAAATCGTGAAGTAGAGCGCGCATTAAAAAATCGTTAAAAAATGATTGTGAAGAAGGTTGATTTTTGAGCAAAACTAATTTCAAATTAACCTTCTTTTCATCTTAATATAGGCGGATTCTTACAATTGTGAAATAATTATCGATTTCATTAAAGTAAGCGTTTAATAATGAAAATACCCTTTGTGTTTTGAAGTTAATGGTGCTATGATATGACTTGTTAGAGGGCAATAACTCTGACAAATCGAACAAACTTGCATCAAAATTTAGCATGTAAGAAGTGAGGTGAAGTTTTATGGATGAAGTATCAAAAATAGTTAAAGTTGGTCCGCTATATTTCGATTTAACATTAATCGGTATGGTGTTACTGACTTGTTTATTAATTTTCTTATTTGTATTCATTTGTTCAAGGAATTTACAAATGAAACCAAAAGGGAAGCAAAATGTACTTGAATGGATAATGGATTTTGTGAAGAACATCTTGAACGATAATCTTTCGAAAAAAGAAGTTGGCAATTTTCATTTGTTTTCATTCACAATGTTTCTGTTTATTCTATTTTCCAACATTATCGGCTTGATACTGAAGTTAGAATTCCATCAAGACGGTGAAGCAGTAACATTCTGGAAGAGTCCAACGGCCGATCCAATCGTTACATTAACATTAGGAGCACTAACTATTCTTTTGACAAACTATGTAGGAATCAAAAAATTTGGATTCAAAAAGTTCTTCAATAATAGTTACATGCAACCTGTATCATTTTTAATGCCAATTAAATTAATGGAAGACTTAACTAATATTTTAACGTTAGGCTTACGTCTTTACGGAAATATTTTTGCCGGGGAAGTTCTATTAACCTTGATTGCTAAAATGGCAAACTCTAAAGGGTTAGTATCATTTATACCAGCGATACCGTTGGAAATGATCTGGCAAGGGTTCTCAATATTTATTGGTGGTATGCAAGCTTACATTTTTGTCACGTTATCTTCTGTGTATCTGTCTCATAAAATTGAAACAGAACATTAATGATAAATTTTAGTAAAAATATTTAGGAGGAACTATTCATGGAAGGTTTAAATTATATTGCAGCAGCTATCGCTGTATTCGGATCTGCTTTAGCAGCAGCTTATGGTAACGGAAAGGTTATTTCTAAAACAATTGAATCAATTACTCGTCAACCTGAATTGTCAAGCGAACTAAAAGGGACAATGTTTATTGGGGTTGGTATTATCGAGGCGGTTCCTATTCTAGGTATTGTTATTGCCCTATTATTGATCTTTATGTAATCAACATTATTAATGACCAATTATTAAATGGACAGAGTAAATATTGAAAGAAGGGAAGGTTGAATAATGATTGCCACAAACTTCTTGATTGGCACGCCTAATACATTTCTAACGAGTTTGTTTTTTGTACTTTTCTCGTTTTTATTATTAATGTTGCTAATTAAAAAATTTGCTTGGGGTCCAGTTTCGAACATGCTAGAAGAACGTGCAAATAAAATTGCCGGAGATTTAGATAGTGCTGAAGCAGACCGTATTGAAGCAAGCAAACTGGTAAAAGAAAAAGAAGAATTATTAGCAAACTCTCGTACGGAAGCAACATCGATTGTCCGTAAAGCGAAAGAAACTGCTGAAAAAGAAGCACATGACATCGTGACGAATGCGCACGAAGAAGGTCGTCGCTACTTAGAGCAGGCAAAACGTGAAATCGAGCGTGAGCGTGAAGTGATGATTGAAGCAGCGAAGAATGAAGTTGCTGACTTATCAATCCAAATTGCTGAGAAAATTATTCGAAAAGAATTGGATCCAGCAACTCATCAAGAACTAATCAATTCTTATATTGAAGGGTTGGGAAGTCAAAATGAAAGCTGAGAATCTAGTTGCGGACCGTCGTTATGGTCGTGTCCTTTATGAAACAGCCAAAGAAGAAAACAAAATCGAAGAGATTCATGATGAATTAAATACGTTAAAAGAGGTTTTTGAGGATGTTCCCGAGTTAGGGAATATTTTAAGCGATGATCGTTTAGAACCTTTTGAAAAAGTTGATATTCTGCATGAATTAGAAAAAGATTTTAGTGATACGGTTGCTAAATTTTTAAGAGTTATTTATGAATATGGACGCATGAATGAACTAGTTGAAGTCATCAATGAGTATGAATTCTTCTATTATCAAGATAAAGGTATTTTAATTGCTGATGTAACGACAGCTGTCGAAATTACTTCAGAACAAGAAAACGCCTTAGCTGAAAAAATTCGTGTGATGACAGATTCTGAAAAAGTGATTTTAAGAAAAAAAATCGATCCTAGTATTTTAGGCGGAATGATTGTGAATGCTAATCACCGTCTAATCGACAACAGTGTCACATCTAGGTTAAAAGAGATGCATAAAGAGCTATTATCGTAGCGTTAACAAAAAAAAGAGGTGAAGTAAATGAGTAGTAAAGCAAAAGAAATTAGCGCACTCATTAAACAACAAATTGCCAATTATTCAGACGCTTTACAAGTTGATGAAGTCGGCGTAGTCACCTATGTAGGAGACGGTATTGCTCGTGCTTTTGGTTTAGACAATGCCATGTCTGGAGAATTATTAGAATTTGAAAATGGTTCATACGGAATGGCGCAAAACCTTGAAGAAAAAGACGTCGGTATCATCGTTTTAGGTGAATTTGAAACTATCCGTGAAGGGGATAAAGTGAAACGTACCGGTAAAATTATGGAAGTCCCAGTAGGGGAAGAATTAATTGGCCGTGTCGTTAACCCATTAGGACAACCAGTTGATGGCTTAGGAGAGATTCGTACAACACGTACGCGTCCGATTGAAGCACCAGCACCAGGTGTTATGGCACGTAAGTCAGTTTCTGAGCCATTACAAACAGGATTAAAAGCAATTGATGCCTTAGTTCCAATTGGTCGTGGACAACGTGAATTAGTTATTGGTGACCGTAAAACCGGTAAAACAAGTATCGCTATCGATACCATATTAAACCAAAAAGACGAAGACATGATTTGTATTTACGTAGCGATTGGTCAAAAAGAATCAACCGTTCGTACGTATGTTGAAACATTAAGAAAACACGGTGCAATGGATTATACAATC
This is a stretch of genomic DNA from Vagococcus zengguangii. It encodes these proteins:
- the smpB gene encoding SsrA-binding protein SmpB, which encodes MKKKDSNTIAQNRKAIHDYTILETVEAGMVLQGTEIKSIRNGRINLKDGFATIRNGEAYLHNVHISPYEQGNIFNHDPLRARKLLMKKKQIHSLIGETKNAGITLIPLKIYIKNGFAKVLIGVAKGKKQYDKREDLKRKDINREVERALKNR
- the atpB gene encoding F0F1 ATP synthase subunit A, which gives rise to MDEVSKIVKVGPLYFDLTLIGMVLLTCLLIFLFVFICSRNLQMKPKGKQNVLEWIMDFVKNILNDNLSKKEVGNFHLFSFTMFLFILFSNIIGLILKLEFHQDGEAVTFWKSPTADPIVTLTLGALTILLTNYVGIKKFGFKKFFNNSYMQPVSFLMPIKLMEDLTNILTLGLRLYGNIFAGEVLLTLIAKMANSKGLVSFIPAIPLEMIWQGFSIFIGGMQAYIFVTLSSVYLSHKIETEH
- the atpE gene encoding F0F1 ATP synthase subunit C, producing MEGLNYIAAAIAVFGSALAAAYGNGKVISKTIESITRQPELSSELKGTMFIGVGIIEAVPILGIVIALLLIFM
- the atpF gene encoding F0F1 ATP synthase subunit B, translated to MIATNFLIGTPNTFLTSLFFVLFSFLLLMLLIKKFAWGPVSNMLEERANKIAGDLDSAEADRIEASKLVKEKEELLANSRTEATSIVRKAKETAEKEAHDIVTNAHEEGRRYLEQAKREIEREREVMIEAAKNEVADLSIQIAEKIIRKELDPATHQELINSYIEGLGSQNES
- the atpH gene encoding ATP synthase F1 subunit delta; this translates as MKAENLVADRRYGRVLYETAKEENKIEEIHDELNTLKEVFEDVPELGNILSDDRLEPFEKVDILHELEKDFSDTVAKFLRVIYEYGRMNELVEVINEYEFFYYQDKGILIADVTTAVEITSEQENALAEKIRVMTDSEKVILRKKIDPSILGGMIVNANHRLIDNSVTSRLKEMHKELLS